In Rhodobacter sp. 24-YEA-8, the following are encoded in one genomic region:
- a CDS encoding alpha/beta-hydrolase family protein, whose translation MLRWRRVKDASLFGRPSAAGLALGALFFAVSLSPSLIPRAALVQGALGGICFAIGYLVGYTLMVLRQWVVESGPAAPRVLRIKMTLGLLIAGAAILWALWNVTGWQNDIHAAMGIPPVETARPFTILAVAAFVALVLVFLGRLFRRLWRVIATQLEAFIPRRLAKLTGITLALLLFWAVGNDVMLGRVLQALDETYAALDRLIPPEKAAPDDALKSGSAASLVGWDGLGAAGRDWVLAEPDAAAITAITGAPALEPLRIYVGLNSAPDADQRGRLALEEALRVGAFDRRVLVIATPTGTGWMDPAGMQPLDYLTGGDVAVVAVQYSYLPSWMSLILQPEYGAESAVAVFREIYGHWRNLPEASRPELYLFGLSLGARNGELPISWQDLLSDPPQGALWAGPPFAMRGWQQLLASRVPDSPAWAPRYRDGSAIRVMTQQPQSHTYAPWGVMRMIYLEYPSDPIVFFSTGTLWRAPAWLRGSRGPDVSPSLRWWPVVTFLQLGFDMMTATTTPPGHGHVYAAKHYLRAWAEVLGGDYKPEMMARIETIFAGQGI comes from the coding sequence ATGTTGCGTTGGCGCAGAGTTAAAGATGCCTCACTTTTTGGTCGGCCCTCGGCGGCGGGTCTGGCGCTTGGGGCACTTTTCTTCGCGGTCTCTTTATCGCCCTCGCTGATTCCGCGCGCCGCTCTGGTGCAGGGGGCGCTTGGCGGCATCTGTTTCGCGATTGGCTATCTGGTGGGATATACGCTGATGGTGCTGCGCCAGTGGGTGGTCGAATCCGGACCCGCCGCGCCCAGGGTGCTGCGGATCAAGATGACGCTCGGGCTGCTGATTGCGGGGGCGGCGATCCTCTGGGCGCTGTGGAATGTCACCGGCTGGCAAAACGACATCCATGCCGCAATGGGGATCCCGCCGGTCGAGACCGCGCGCCCTTTCACGATTCTCGCGGTCGCGGCTTTTGTCGCGCTGGTGCTGGTGTTTCTGGGTCGGTTGTTCCGGCGGCTCTGGCGCGTGATTGCGACGCAGCTTGAAGCCTTCATCCCGCGCCGGCTGGCGAAACTGACCGGGATCACACTGGCGCTGCTGCTCTTCTGGGCGGTCGGCAATGATGTGATGCTGGGCCGCGTGTTGCAGGCACTGGACGAGACCTATGCAGCCCTTGACCGGCTGATCCCGCCGGAAAAGGCGGCACCCGATGATGCGTTGAAATCGGGCTCTGCCGCCTCGCTTGTCGGATGGGACGGGCTGGGCGCTGCTGGGCGTGACTGGGTCCTTGCAGAGCCCGATGCGGCGGCGATCACTGCGATTACCGGGGCGCCGGCGCTGGAGCCGCTGCGCATCTATGTCGGGCTGAATTCGGCCCCTGACGCCGATCAGCGGGGGCGGCTGGCGCTGGAAGAGGCGCTGCGCGTCGGCGCCTTTGACCGCCGCGTGCTGGTGATCGCAACCCCCACCGGCACCGGCTGGATGGACCCGGCAGGGATGCAGCCGCTGGATTACCTCACCGGCGGGGATGTGGCGGTGGTTGCGGTGCAATATTCCTATCTGCCGAGCTGGATGTCTTTGATTTTGCAACCGGAATATGGCGCTGAAAGCGCGGTGGCGGTGTTTCGCGAAATCTATGGCCACTGGCGCAACCTGCCGGAGGCAAGCCGGCCCGAGCTTTATCTGTTCGGCCTGTCGCTGGGGGCCCGCAATGGTGAATTGCCGATCTCCTGGCAGGATCTTTTGTCAGACCCGCCGCAGGGCGCGCTCTGGGCCGGACCGCCCTTTGCCATGCGCGGCTGGCAGCAGCTTCTGGCCAGCCGTGTGCCGGACAGCCCGGCCTGGGCACCGCGCTACCGCGACGGTTCGGCCATCAGGGTGATGACGCAGCAGCCTCAGTCCCACACCTACGCCCCCTGGGGGGTCATGCGGATGATTTACCTGGAATATCCCTCTGACCCGATTGTGTTTTTCTCGACCGGGACGCTGTGGCGCGCGCCGGCCTGGCTCAGGGGATCACGCGGCCCCGATGTCAGCCCGAGCCTCAGATGGTGGCCGGTGGTGACCTTTCTTCAGCTTGGGTTTGACATGATGACCGCAACCACGACGCCGCCCGGGCACGGCCATGTCTATGCCGCGAAACACTATCTAAGAGCCTGGGCCGAGGTGCTGGGCGGCGACTACAAACCCGAGATGATGGCGCGGATCGAGACGATTTTCGCCGGGCAGGGCATCTGA
- a CDS encoding MurR/RpiR family transcriptional regulator, giving the protein MDQGLSIENRMRASLNDLTRAERQVATHILSHFPMSALGSITTLARAADVSSPTIVRLVQKLGFRGWSDYQAALRVEVEDLLVTPLGAPAVPGEGRSHPLQGFAAQVVANIGATLNLIPAADFNGSAALMADMSRRVVVMGGRLTHALADYMATLLRVIRPDVTWIADHLTDWQQALLDLAPGDVVVIFDIRRYESNAVQFAEFAAVQGAEVVLITDRWLSPAASHSRHVLPCHIEMPAAWDSTAVLLMVVEALLAQVQSHMPDQVRDRLNRLEDCFASTRVFRAPKMAQGR; this is encoded by the coding sequence ATGGACCAGGGCCTGAGCATCGAAAACAGAATGCGGGCCTCGCTCAACGATCTGACCCGGGCCGAGCGCCAGGTCGCGACCCATATCCTGTCGCATTTTCCGATGTCAGCGCTTGGCTCGATCACCACGCTGGCGCGCGCGGCGGATGTGTCCTCGCCCACCATCGTGCGGCTGGTGCAAAAGCTGGGCTTCAGGGGCTGGTCGGATTACCAGGCGGCGCTGCGGGTCGAAGTCGAAGACCTTCTCGTGACCCCGCTTGGCGCCCCGGCCGTACCGGGAGAAGGACGGAGCCACCCGCTTCAGGGCTTTGCCGCGCAGGTCGTGGCCAATATCGGCGCAACGCTTAACCTGATTCCGGCGGCGGATTTCAACGGCTCTGCGGCGCTGATGGCGGATATGTCGCGCCGGGTGGTGGTGATGGGCGGGCGGCTGACCCATGCGCTGGCCGATTACATGGCGACATTGCTCAGGGTCATTCGCCCCGATGTCACCTGGATCGCCGATCACCTCACCGACTGGCAGCAGGCGCTGCTTGATCTCGCGCCCGGTGATGTGGTGGTGATCTTCGACATCCGCCGCTACGAATCGAATGCGGTTCAATTTGCCGAATTCGCGGCGGTCCAGGGGGCCGAGGTGGTGCTGATCACCGATCGCTGGCTTTCGCCCGCGGCCTCGCATTCGCGCCATGTGCTGCCCTGCCATATCGAAATGCCCGCAGCCTGGGATTCGACCGCGGTGCTTTTGATGGTGGTCGAGGCACTGCTGGCGCAGGTCCAGTCGCATATGCCGGATCAGGTCCGGGACCGGCTGAACCGGCTTGAGGATTGTTTTGCCAGCACCCGTGTCTTTCGCGCGCCGAAAATGGCCCAGGGGCGGTAA
- a CDS encoding TRAP transporter small permease subunit produces the protein MPIFLIRLVLIIEKINTIIGRLAMYLIFALAGVLLYSVIAKAFFRPALWTQEMAQFTMVGYFVLGGAYSLILGANVRMDLLYGRWSVKTQALVDCFTVFCMIFFLVIVLWGGIESTIYSFEFGERSRTVWRPYMAPIKIVICFGVFLMILQSIAFLIRDIATLRGVKI, from the coding sequence ATGCCGATATTCCTTATCCGGCTGGTGCTGATCATCGAAAAGATCAACACCATCATCGGCCGCCTCGCGATGTATCTGATCTTCGCGCTGGCCGGCGTTCTGCTTTACTCTGTGATCGCAAAGGCGTTTTTCCGCCCCGCGCTCTGGACCCAGGAAATGGCCCAGTTCACCATGGTCGGCTATTTCGTCCTTGGCGGTGCCTATTCGCTGATCCTTGGCGCCAATGTGCGGATGGATCTGCTTTACGGTCGCTGGAGCGTGAAAACCCAGGCGCTGGTCGATTGTTTTACCGTATTCTGCATGATCTTCTTCCTCGTCATCGTCCTTTGGGGCGGGATTGAAAGCACGATCTACTCGTTCGAATTCGGTGAGCGGTCCCGCACCGTCTGGCGGCCCTATATGGCCCCGATCAAGATCGTGATCTGCTTCGGCGTCTTCCTGATGATCCTGCAATCCATCGCCTTTCTCATCCGCGACATTGCGACTTTGCGCGGAGTGAAAATCTGA
- a CDS encoding TRAP transporter large permease subunit produces MPYEYIAIVMFMGMMAMLMTGQRVFAGIGFVAVVATIALWGDRGGYDIAFTTTIKLMNWYPMLTLPMFVWMGYVMSEARLADDLYKMFHVWFGPIPGGLAIGTILLMVLISAMNGLSVAGLAIGATIALPELLKRGYDKRMVTGIIQGGSSLGILVPPSIVLVLYSMIARQPVGQIWLAGVFPGLLMAGFFLLYVVIRCGINPKLGPPLSQEERDSITWGEKIRLLRAGILPVVIFASMMGPFVLGYVSLVEASVVGAMIATLVALVKGRITKKVWENCLVNTLGVTCMFMWILLAAMAFGAVFDGLGAVKAIEAFFLEDLGLGPWGIVILMQVSFLIMGMFLDDTAMLVIVAPLYIPLVAKLDLGMPPQDVLIWYGVLYTITCQVAYITPPFGYNLFLMRAMAPDHVSLSDIYRSIVPIVAIMILTLAVIMTFPEIALWLPHQVYGP; encoded by the coding sequence ATGCCCTACGAATATATCGCCATCGTCATGTTCATGGGCATGATGGCCATGCTCATGACCGGCCAGCGGGTCTTTGCCGGCATCGGTTTTGTCGCCGTGGTCGCCACCATCGCGCTTTGGGGGGATCGGGGGGGCTATGACATCGCCTTCACCACCACCATCAAGCTGATGAACTGGTATCCGATGCTCACCCTGCCGATGTTCGTCTGGATGGGCTATGTGATGTCCGAGGCGCGGCTGGCCGATGACCTCTACAAGATGTTCCATGTCTGGTTCGGGCCAATCCCCGGCGGTCTGGCTATTGGCACGATCCTTTTGATGGTGCTGATCTCTGCCATGAACGGGCTGTCGGTCGCAGGTCTTGCGATTGGCGCCACCATCGCCCTGCCCGAGCTTCTGAAGCGCGGCTATGACAAACGGATGGTAACCGGGATCATCCAGGGCGGCTCGTCGCTGGGGATCCTGGTGCCCCCCTCGATCGTGCTGGTGCTTTACTCGATGATCGCGCGCCAGCCGGTCGGGCAGATCTGGCTTGCCGGCGTCTTTCCGGGCCTGCTGATGGCCGGGTTCTTCCTCCTTTATGTGGTGATCCGCTGCGGCATCAACCCGAAGCTCGGCCCGCCGCTGAGCCAGGAGGAGCGCGATTCCATCACCTGGGGCGAGAAGATCCGCCTGCTGCGCGCCGGTATCCTGCCGGTGGTGATCTTTGCCTCGATGATGGGCCCCTTCGTGCTGGGCTATGTCAGCCTTGTCGAGGCCTCGGTGGTCGGCGCGATGATCGCGACGCTGGTGGCGCTGGTGAAAGGCCGCATCACGAAAAAGGTCTGGGAGAACTGCCTCGTCAACACGCTGGGCGTCACCTGTATGTTCATGTGGATCCTGCTGGCGGCGATGGCCTTCGGTGCGGTGTTTGACGGTCTGGGCGCGGTGAAGGCGATTGAGGCCTTCTTCCTCGAAGATCTCGGGCTTGGCCCCTGGGGGATCGTGATCCTGATGCAGGTCTCGTTCCTGATCATGGGCATGTTCCTTGATGACACCGCCATGCTGGTGATCGTGGCGCCGCTTTATATTCCGTTGGTGGCCAAGCTTGATCTTGGCATGCCGCCACAGGATGTGCTGATCTGGTACGGGGTGCTTTACACCATCACCTGTCAGGTGGCCTATATCACGCCGCCCTTCGGCTATAACCTGTTCCTGATGCGCGCCATGGCGCCGGACCATGTTTCACTCTCCGATATTTACCGCTCCATCGTGCCGATTGTCGCGATTATGATCCTGACTCTGGCTGTGATCATGACCTTCCCCGAGATCGCACTTTGGCTGCCACATCAGGTTTACGGACCATAA
- a CDS encoding TRAP transporter substrate-binding protein, with amino-acid sequence MTTNRRKFLTSGALAAGAAALAAPAVRAQAAPIKWRMQTYAGAALGEHVCKPAIDKFNQIAAGQMEIELYYADQLVPTSELFRAMQSGTIDAVQSDDDSMQSPTEVTVFGGYFPFASRYSLDVPVLFNQYGLKQIWEEEYAKVGVKHISAGSWDPCHFATKDPINSLKDLEGKRVFTFPTAGRFLAQFGVVPMQLPWEDIQVALQTGELDGIAWSGITEDYTVGWADVTKYFLTNNISGAWIGHFFANADRWNEVPDHLKALMEVCFEQSHYYRQWWYWGGEADLRVNGPKLQLTSIPDEEWNTVEAKARDFWDEIATESETKAKVVEIFKKYNDVMAKAGRPYRYG; translated from the coding sequence ATGACGACGAACAGACGGAAATTCCTGACCAGCGGGGCGCTTGCCGCCGGTGCAGCCGCCCTCGCCGCCCCCGCCGTTCGCGCGCAGGCCGCGCCGATCAAATGGCGTATGCAGACCTATGCCGGTGCGGCGCTTGGCGAGCATGTCTGCAAGCCCGCGATTGACAAGTTCAACCAGATTGCTGCCGGCCAGATGGAGATCGAGCTTTATTACGCCGATCAGCTGGTTCCGACCTCGGAACTGTTCCGCGCCATGCAATCGGGCACCATCGACGCAGTGCAGTCTGATGACGATTCCATGCAATCGCCGACCGAAGTGACCGTGTTCGGCGGCTATTTCCCCTTTGCCTCGCGCTATTCGCTCGATGTGCCGGTTCTGTTCAACCAATATGGGCTGAAGCAGATCTGGGAAGAGGAATATGCCAAGGTCGGCGTGAAGCATATTTCAGCCGGATCCTGGGATCCCTGCCATTTCGCGACGAAAGATCCGATCAATTCGCTGAAGGATCTTGAGGGCAAGCGCGTCTTCACCTTCCCGACCGCCGGGCGGTTCCTGGCGCAATTCGGCGTGGTGCCGATGCAGCTGCCCTGGGAAGATATCCAGGTCGCGCTGCAAACCGGCGAACTGGACGGCATTGCCTGGTCGGGGATCACCGAGGATTACACCGTCGGTTGGGCCGATGTGACCAAATACTTCCTCACCAACAACATCTCCGGCGCCTGGATTGGCCATTTCTTCGCCAATGCCGACCGCTGGAACGAAGTCCCTGACCATCTGAAAGCGCTGATGGAAGTCTGCTTCGAGCAATCGCATTACTACCGTCAGTGGTGGTATTGGGGTGGTGAGGCCGATCTGCGCGTCAACGGCCCGAAACTGCAACTCACCTCGATCCCGGATGAGGAATGGAATACGGTCGAGGCGAAAGCCCGCGACTTCTGGGATGAGATCGCGACAGAATCCGAGACCAAAGCTAAGGTCGTCGAAATCTTCAAAAAATACAACGATGTGATGGCCAAAGCCGGTCGTCCTTACCGTTACGGCTGA
- a CDS encoding glutamine synthetase family protein, translating into MPANLTLETLKVAFEAGEIDTVLVVAPDMQGRLMGKRFHAGFFLDSGYNETHCCNYLLALDMEMNTVPGYKSAGWSQGYGDYVMKPDLETLRRLPWLPGTAMVMCDLLDHHTHEEITISPRAILKKQVKRARAMGFEPMMATELEFYLFENSYENLRDDGFGNLRPISAYNEDYHIFQTSKEEPVMRKLRNDLYAAGIPVENTKGEADSGQGEVNYRYSDAMDTADNHTIIKQAVKEIAWTMGKSVTFMAKYQTDKAGSAAHVHQSLWTLDGKPAFFDKDADHSMSQVMRHFIAGQLEAAEEMTVFFAPYVNSYKRFCAGLFAPTKIVWSGDNRTAGFRVCGEGTKAVRVECRIPGSDVNPYVACAALLAAGLDGIERKLELEPEMTGDLYAASGVREIPKSLRDAAAKLKSSAMLRKAFGDDVVDHYHHAAQWEISETDRVVTDFELKRLLERA; encoded by the coding sequence ATGCCCGCAAATCTTACACTCGAAACCCTGAAAGTCGCCTTCGAAGCCGGTGAGATCGACACTGTTCTGGTCGTTGCTCCGGATATGCAGGGCCGGCTGATGGGAAAACGCTTCCATGCCGGTTTCTTCCTCGACAGCGGCTATAATGAGACGCATTGCTGCAATTACCTGCTGGCGCTCGACATGGAAATGAACACCGTGCCGGGTTATAAATCCGCCGGCTGGTCACAAGGCTATGGCGATTACGTCATGAAGCCCGATCTGGAGACATTGCGTCGCCTGCCCTGGCTTCCCGGCACGGCGATGGTGATGTGTGATCTGCTGGATCACCACACCCATGAAGAGATCACCATCTCTCCGCGTGCGATCCTGAAGAAACAGGTGAAACGCGCACGTGCCATGGGGTTTGAACCCATGATGGCGACCGAGCTGGAATTCTATCTTTTCGAGAACAGCTACGAAAATCTGCGCGACGATGGCTTCGGCAATCTGCGCCCGATTTCGGCCTATAATGAAGATTACCATATCTTCCAGACCTCGAAAGAAGAGCCGGTCATGCGCAAGTTGCGCAATGATCTTTATGCGGCCGGTATCCCGGTTGAAAATACCAAGGGCGAGGCCGACAGCGGTCAGGGTGAAGTGAATTACCGCTATTCCGATGCCATGGATACTGCGGATAATCACACCATCATCAAACAGGCCGTAAAAGAAATTGCCTGGACCATGGGTAAATCCGTGACCTTCATGGCGAAATATCAAACGGATAAGGCCGGCTCCGCGGCCCATGTCCACCAGTCGCTCTGGACCCTCGATGGCAAACCGGCCTTTTTCGATAAAGACGCCGATCACAGCATGTCACAGGTGATGCGCCATTTCATTGCCGGCCAGTTGGAAGCAGCCGAAGAAATGACCGTGTTTTTCGCCCCCTATGTGAACAGCTATAAGCGTTTCTGCGCCGGTCTCTTTGCCCCGACCAAAATCGTATGGTCCGGCGACAATCGCACTGCGGGTTTCCGCGTCTGCGGCGAGGGCACCAAGGCCGTCCGCGTCGAATGCCGTATCCCCGGCTCGGATGTGAACCCCTATGTCGCCTGCGCCGCGCTGCTCGCAGCGGGCCTTGACGGCATCGAGCGCAAACTCGAGCTTGAGCCCGAAATGACCGGCGATCTCTACGCCGCCTCCGGGGTACGTGAAATCCCGAAGAGCCTCCGCGATGCAGCGGCAAAGCTGAAATCCTCGGCGATGCTTCGCAAAGCCTTTGGCGATGACGTGGTCGATCACTACCATCATGCAGCACAATGGGAGATCTCTGAGACCGATCGCGTGGTTACAGATTTCGAACTGAAACGGCTGCTTGAACGCGCCTGA
- a CDS encoding aldehyde dehydrogenase family protein: MNPIKLISPVDGSTYVERQPLDLASAEAAVSRARAAQPAWAARPLSERIALVKAGVAKLTGLKDAIVPELAAQMGRPVKFGAGEFGGVTVRADYMASIAEETLAPKVIEDSDKFRRYLAREALGVIFVIAPWNYPFLTAINTIIPGLIAGNTIVLKHASQTLVAGERLAEAFHAAGIPADVFQNVVLDHAVTEKLIADRRFDFVNFTGSVNGGKAIERAAAGTFTPLGLELGGKDPGYVRADANVDAAVDTLMDGAMFNSGQCCCGIERIYVHESLYDSFVEKAVAWVNGLKLGNPNDQTTTLGPMANVRFAKVVRDQIADAIAKGAKPLVDPAQFPADDGGAYLAPQILVNVDHSMSVMTEESFGPVVGIMKVSSDEEALRLMNDSPYGLTASIWTEDYDTAAELGQQVETGTVFMNRADYLDPALCWTGTKDTGRGGSLSYLGYHSVTRPKSYHLKKV; encoded by the coding sequence ATGAATCCGATCAAACTGATCTCGCCGGTCGACGGCTCGACTTATGTCGAGCGCCAGCCGCTTGACCTCGCCAGCGCCGAGGCTGCGGTTTCCCGCGCCCGCGCTGCACAACCGGCCTGGGCCGCGCGCCCTTTGTCTGAACGTATCGCGCTGGTGAAAGCCGGCGTCGCGAAACTGACCGGGCTGAAAGACGCAATCGTGCCGGAACTCGCCGCCCAGATGGGGCGTCCGGTCAAATTCGGCGCCGGCGAGTTTGGCGGCGTCACGGTGCGCGCCGACTATATGGCCTCTATCGCCGAAGAAACGCTGGCGCCGAAAGTCATTGAAGACAGTGATAAATTCCGCCGCTATCTCGCACGCGAGGCCCTTGGCGTCATCTTCGTCATCGCGCCCTGGAACTACCCCTTCCTGACCGCAATCAATACGATCATCCCCGGTCTGATCGCTGGCAATACCATTGTTCTGAAACATGCGAGCCAGACCCTTGTGGCAGGCGAGCGCCTTGCCGAGGCGTTCCACGCCGCCGGGATTCCGGCAGATGTGTTCCAGAATGTGGTGCTCGACCACGCCGTGACCGAAAAGCTGATCGCGGATCGCAGGTTCGATTTTGTCAATTTCACCGGTTCGGTGAATGGTGGCAAGGCGATTGAGCGCGCGGCTGCCGGCACCTTCACCCCGCTTGGGCTGGAGCTTGGCGGCAAAGACCCGGGCTATGTCCGCGCCGATGCGAATGTCGATGCGGCGGTCGATACGCTGATGGATGGCGCGATGTTCAATTCCGGACAGTGCTGCTGCGGGATCGAGCGGATCTATGTCCATGAGTCGCTCTATGACTCATTCGTTGAAAAAGCCGTTGCCTGGGTAAATGGCCTGAAACTCGGCAATCCGAACGATCAGACCACGACGCTTGGCCCGATGGCGAATGTCCGCTTTGCGAAAGTCGTGCGCGACCAGATCGCAGACGCCATTGCAAAAGGCGCAAAGCCTCTGGTCGATCCGGCGCAATTCCCTGCCGATGATGGCGGCGCCTATCTCGCGCCTCAGATCCTCGTCAATGTCGATCATTCCATGTCGGTGATGACGGAAGAGAGCTTTGGCCCGGTTGTCGGAATTATGAAGGTTTCCTCGGATGAGGAGGCTTTGCGGCTGATGAATGACAGCCCCTATGGTCTCACCGCCTCGATCTGGACCGAAGATTACGACACCGCCGCCGAACTGGGTCAACAGGTCGAGACCGGTACCGTTTTCATGAACCGCGCCGACTATCTCGACCCTGCCCTGTGCTGGACCGGCACCAAGGATACCGGCCGCGGCGGTTCGCTCTCCTATCTGGGTTACCATTCGGTGACCCGCCCGAAATCCTACCATCTCAAGAAGGTGTAA
- a CDS encoding iron-containing alcohol dehydrogenase, producing the protein MSTVDKQGVPDRNWSYPTAIKFGVGRIAELAEHAKSTGMKKPLLVTDKALAALPITAQALDVLEAAGLGRAVFSEVDPNPNDKNMAEGIAVYKAGGHDGVILFGGGSALDLGKMIALMAHQRADLSVWDLEDIDDWFTRADSDKIAPMVAVPTTAGTGSEVGRAGVLTNLATHKKKIIFHPKLLPAVTICDPALTVGMPKFITAGTGMDALAHCLEAYSSPFYHPMSQGIALEGLRLVKENLVTVYNDPGNLLARGHMMSAAAMGAVAFQKGLGAIHSLSHPVGAVYGTHHGTTNAVVMPMVLDFNRPVIEDRINAASAYLGLKGFDGFRAWIMELREQLAIPANLTAMGVEAARLDELTEMALEDPSCGGNPIAMTRENTRALYQACM; encoded by the coding sequence ATGTCCACCGTTGACAAACAGGGCGTTCCCGACCGCAACTGGTCTTACCCGACCGCGATCAAATTCGGCGTAGGCCGGATTGCCGAACTGGCCGAACATGCCAAATCCACCGGCATGAAAAAGCCGCTGCTGGTGACCGACAAAGCGCTCGCCGCCCTGCCGATCACCGCGCAGGCGCTGGACGTGCTCGAGGCTGCCGGCCTTGGTCGCGCGGTGTTTTCCGAGGTCGACCCGAACCCGAATGACAAGAACATGGCCGAAGGCATCGCCGTCTATAAGGCGGGTGGCCATGACGGCGTGATCCTGTTCGGGGGCGGTTCGGCGCTGGATCTGGGCAAGATGATTGCGCTGATGGCGCATCAGCGCGCCGATCTTTCGGTCTGGGATCTGGAAGATATCGACGACTGGTTCACCCGCGCCGACAGCGACAAAATCGCGCCGATGGTGGCGGTTCCCACCACTGCCGGCACCGGGTCTGAGGTCGGGCGCGCCGGCGTTCTGACCAATCTCGCGACCCATAAGAAAAAGATCATCTTCCATCCGAAGCTCTTGCCGGCTGTCACCATCTGCGACCCGGCCCTGACCGTTGGCATGCCGAAATTCATCACGGCCGGCACCGGCATGGATGCGCTGGCGCATTGCCTCGAGGCCTATTCCTCGCCCTTCTACCACCCGATGAGCCAGGGCATTGCGCTGGAAGGTCTGCGGCTGGTGAAAGAGAACCTCGTCACCGTTTACAACGATCCGGGCAATCTGCTGGCGCGCGGTCATATGATGTCGGCGGCGGCGATGGGGGCGGTTGCCTTCCAGAAAGGCCTTGGCGCGATCCATTCGCTGTCGCACCCGGTTGGCGCGGTCTACGGCACCCATCACGGCACCACCAATGCCGTCGTGATGCCGATGGTGCTGGATTTCAACCGCCCGGTGATCGAGGACCGGATCAATGCCGCAAGCGCCTATCTGGGGCTGAAAGGCTTTGACGGCTTCCGCGCCTGGATCATGGAACTGCGTGAGCAACTGGCGATCCCGGCCAATCTGACCGCAATGGGGGTCGAGGCTGCACGTCTTGACGAGCTGACCGAAATGGCTCTGGAAGATCCGTCCTGCGGCGGCAATCCGATTGCTATGACGCGCGAGAATACCCGCGCGCTCTATCAGGCCTGCATGTAA
- a CDS encoding FAD-binding oxidoreductase, with protein MGRYSSDITIIGAGVIGLTIAARLIAEGREVTLIEPGEPGMGASYGNAGTVADYAVAPVGTPDVLKSLPSLLFNHNSPLAIRHSALLSLTPWLVKFARQSLPGPARRNTEAIAGLLAGANPLWKALAAEAGATDLIRPRGCLYIFREESQLGPARIEMEARRRLGVQVEMLTGGQLAGLEPGLPFHAGAAYFPQAIFLSDPGRMMQRLAALVMPRAQLIRGRIDQLRRDITGVVLNGRSDDGSPLQILSRRVVIAAGAHSRALAAQAGDRIPLETERGYHVEWDMAELPLTRPACVTERGFYLCPMQGRLRVAGTVELGGLRLPPSPHRIAKLVEGARKLFPDLPGPSRSWMGFRPSIPDSVPVIGPSKGGADVLLAFGHGHIGLTLAPKTADLITDLIQGRSPGAELTPALPSRF; from the coding sequence ATGGGTCGTTACTCCTCCGACATTACCATTATCGGCGCCGGGGTGATCGGCCTTACCATCGCTGCGCGGCTGATCGCCGAGGGGCGTGAGGTTACCCTGATCGAGCCGGGTGAGCCGGGCATGGGCGCCTCTTATGGCAATGCCGGGACAGTGGCCGATTATGCGGTGGCGCCGGTTGGTACGCCCGATGTGCTGAAATCCCTGCCCTCCTTGCTTTTCAACCACAATTCGCCGTTGGCGATCCGCCACTCGGCGCTGCTTTCGCTGACGCCCTGGCTGGTGAAATTCGCACGCCAGAGCCTGCCCGGCCCGGCCCGGCGCAATACGGAGGCGATTGCGGGGCTGCTTGCCGGGGCCAATCCGCTGTGGAAAGCGCTGGCTGCCGAGGCCGGTGCCACAGATCTGATCCGGCCGCGCGGCTGCCTTTACATCTTCCGAGAAGAAAGCCAGCTCGGGCCCGCGAGGATCGAGATGGAGGCGCGGCGCAGGTTGGGCGTTCAGGTCGAAATGCTGACCGGCGGGCAGCTCGCCGGGCTGGAACCGGGCCTGCCCTTCCATGCCGGTGCCGCCTATTTCCCACAGGCGATTTTCCTTTCGGATCCCGGGCGGATGATGCAGCGCCTGGCTGCACTTGTGATGCCGCGCGCACAGCTGATCCGGGGCCGCATCGACCAGCTCCGCCGCGACATCACCGGTGTTGTGCTGAACGGCCGCTCCGATGATGGCAGCCCTTTGCAGATCCTCTCGCGCCGGGTCGTCATCGCCGCCGGCGCTCATTCGCGCGCCCTCGCAGCCCAGGCCGGCGACCGGATCCCGCTGGAAACCGAACGGGGCTACCATGTCGAATGGGATATGGCCGAGCTGCCACTCACCCGCCCCGCCTGCGTGACCGAACGCGGCTTTTACCTCTGCCCGATGCAGGGGCGGCTGCGGGTGGCGGGCACGGTCGAGCTTGGCGGCCTCAGGTTGCCGCCCTCGCCGCATCGTATCGCGAAACTGGTCGAGGGCGCGCGGAAGCTGTTCCCCGACCTGCCCGGCCCCTCGCGCAGCTGGATGGGGTTTCGCCCTTCGATCCCCGATTCAGTGCCGGTGATCGGCCCGTCGAAAGGCGGTGCCGATGTGCTCCTGGCCTTCGGGCATGGCCATATCGGCCTGACGCTGGCACCAAAGACCGCCGATCTGATCACCGATCTGATCCAGGGCCGCAGCCCGGGCGCGGAACTCACCCCCGCGCTGCCGTCGCGTTTCTAG